In [Clostridium] cellulosi, one genomic interval encodes:
- a CDS encoding penicillin-binding protein transpeptidase (High confidence in function and specificity) has translation MLKRSRIAIIVVFVFAVFGFYVFELMQYQVTNGETYRQQNSKSVVNTVDVIAPRGDILDRYGRVLATSKVGYNIILESAFFPSSKERDKQDAELLALVDILKQAGETWEDSLPISTTAPYTFTGTDKDKRKLITFINQKDKKKTLLRDDATADEVMEVLNKLYKTEGHGENEKRILCGIRYEMDKKSFSYTNVYTFAQNVSIETVTKIEERSSVLPGAVVQQVPQRYYPDGTIAPHIIGLTGPIYAEEYEEYKQKGYSADDMIGKFGIEQSMESELHGTNGQSQVELSNNGNIANTLVLKKAQPGNNVILTIDKDLQVTLQNALPAVLQQIKIDSKGNPKYGADVRGAAAVVMNVKTGEVLAMATYPSYDLNTYKKNYSSLSKDKLTPLLNRCISGAYRPGSTFKPLTAAALMMNGVLTPQTRWYTPAKFSKYETRGYVGSDDEGIARGLINVEEALEVSSNVFFNYFGDILGMQKLEKTAINVFGIGKKTGIELNEEISGSMSGYQYDNEHGFNHNPADAAQAAIGQLYTALTPLQMTNYLSTLLNGGKMYQAHIVKQVNSYDNSKVIIDKNTPTVKSNTKIDQTIVDTIKKGMLAVTEGNKGTAAQKFKDFNMKIGGKTGTAQLKSLKASDLRFNGVFICFAPYDDPEIAVSVVVEHGHWGNQTTPVAREAIAKYFNLDSNGNPLPSSASTNSVGTLLK, from the coding sequence ATGTTAAAACGGTCAAGAATTGCCATCATTGTTGTATTTGTTTTTGCTGTTTTTGGCTTCTATGTTTTTGAACTGATGCAATATCAGGTTACAAACGGAGAAACTTACAGACAGCAAAATTCAAAATCTGTTGTCAACACCGTGGACGTAATCGCTCCGCGCGGTGATATCCTTGACCGCTATGGAAGGGTGCTGGCCACAAGCAAAGTCGGTTACAACATCATTCTTGAAAGCGCTTTCTTCCCTTCCTCAAAAGAGCGCGACAAGCAGGACGCCGAATTGCTGGCACTTGTGGATATACTAAAGCAGGCCGGTGAAACATGGGAAGATTCCCTGCCCATCAGCACCACCGCTCCTTATACCTTTACGGGAACGGATAAAGACAAAAGAAAGCTTATTACGTTTATCAACCAAAAGGACAAGAAAAAGACGCTTTTAAGAGATGACGCCACTGCAGATGAAGTAATGGAAGTGCTGAACAAGCTCTATAAAACCGAGGGGCATGGCGAAAACGAGAAAAGGATATTGTGCGGCATCAGGTATGAAATGGACAAGAAATCCTTCAGCTATACAAATGTCTATACGTTTGCCCAGAATGTCAGCATAGAGACGGTTACAAAGATAGAAGAACGCTCCTCCGTTCTCCCCGGAGCAGTTGTGCAGCAGGTTCCTCAGCGTTATTACCCAGATGGCACGATAGCTCCCCATATTATCGGGCTGACCGGCCCCATATATGCTGAAGAATACGAGGAATACAAGCAAAAAGGCTATTCAGCAGACGATATGATTGGCAAATTCGGCATTGAGCAGTCAATGGAAAGCGAACTGCATGGCACCAACGGCCAATCACAGGTAGAACTCAGCAACAACGGCAATATTGCAAACACGCTGGTTCTGAAAAAGGCCCAGCCCGGAAACAATGTGATCCTGACCATTGACAAAGATTTGCAGGTAACTTTGCAGAACGCACTGCCGGCTGTATTGCAGCAGATAAAAATTGATTCTAAGGGCAATCCGAAATACGGCGCTGATGTAAGGGGCGCTGCGGCAGTCGTTATGAATGTAAAAACCGGCGAAGTGCTCGCCATGGCAACCTACCCTTCATATGACCTCAACACTTATAAGAAGAATTATTCCTCCCTTTCAAAAGACAAGCTTACCCCACTTTTGAATAGATGTATATCCGGTGCATACCGCCCCGGCTCAACATTCAAGCCGCTGACCGCCGCGGCCCTGATGATGAACGGCGTCTTGACGCCACAGACAAGGTGGTACACGCCGGCTAAATTTTCTAAATATGAAACCCGTGGTTATGTCGGTAGCGACGACGAAGGAATAGCAAGAGGCCTGATTAATGTCGAGGAAGCTCTTGAGGTTTCATCAAACGTATTTTTCAACTATTTTGGTGATATCCTCGGCATGCAAAAACTCGAAAAAACCGCTATAAATGTATTCGGCATAGGAAAGAAAACCGGCATTGAACTTAACGAAGAGATCTCCGGCTCCATGTCAGGATATCAATACGACAATGAACACGGATTCAATCACAACCCCGCTGACGCTGCTCAGGCAGCGATCGGGCAGCTTTACACAGCGCTCACCCCGTTGCAGATGACCAACTACCTCTCAACACTGCTAAACGGCGGCAAGATGTACCAGGCCCATATAGTAAAGCAGGTCAACAGCTATGACAACTCAAAGGTAATCATCGATAAAAACACGCCGACGGTAAAATCAAACACCAAGATTGACCAGACGATTGTTGACACGATAAAGAAAGGAATGCTCGCCGTTACAGAGGGAAACAAAGGTACAGCCGCCCAGAAATTCAAAGATTTCAATATGAAGATCGGCGGCAAAACGGGTACAGCCCAGCTTAAATCCCTTAAAGCCTCCGACCTGCGGTTTAACGGCGTTTTCATCTGTTTCGCCCCCTATGACGATCCGGAAATTGCGGTCTCCGTGGTTGTCGAGCATGGACACTGGGGAAACCAGACAACGCCGGTCGCAAGAGAAGCAATTGCTAAATATTTCAATCTCGATTCAAACGGCAACCCGTTGCCTTCAAGTGCTTCCACCAATTCTGTAGGTACATTGCTGAAATAA
- a CDS encoding rod shape-determining protein MreC (High confidence in function and specificity): protein MREFFKSLKFKIFAAVACLLIGLMLRTAATGGLPTITQNIISTIISPFQTASSYISSGFSGFINDLLNIHSLKSENAKLKKEISELQSKMVDYNKLKSENERLTTMINITTEKDDRVYTPAMVISRDPGQWFSSFTINKGTLAGIEKDDPVITSEGLVGIVVSPSLTSSVVSTILDPSVHVGSIISQTGDTGITHGKRDLAAKGEFQLNYLPKNSSAAVGDIVITTGIGGIFPKDLKVGIIQKLEQDESGNSLNAILKPMTDMTSVKNVFVITDFSGKADSSSGSSSSTSSNSSSAAKSTGTSSKGGK, encoded by the coding sequence GTGCGTGAATTTTTCAAAAGCCTAAAATTTAAAATCTTCGCAGCAGTCGCCTGCCTGCTGATCGGACTTATGCTACGCACGGCGGCTACAGGCGGTTTGCCTACTATTACACAAAATATAATCAGTACCATAATCAGCCCGTTTCAAACCGCCTCATCATATATTTCCAGTGGATTTTCCGGATTTATCAACGATTTATTAAATATCCACTCCCTTAAATCAGAAAATGCCAAACTGAAGAAGGAAATCAGCGAACTGCAAAGCAAAATGGTTGACTATAATAAACTGAAAAGCGAAAACGAGCGGTTAACTACTATGATAAACATAACAACTGAAAAAGACGACCGCGTTTACACACCCGCAATGGTGATATCACGTGACCCGGGTCAATGGTTCTCTTCATTCACGATAAATAAGGGAACGCTTGCAGGCATTGAGAAAGACGATCCGGTAATTACATCCGAGGGGCTTGTCGGAATAGTCGTTTCCCCGTCCCTGACCTCTTCCGTTGTCAGCACAATACTCGACCCGTCGGTTCATGTCGGGTCTATAATCAGCCAGACCGGCGACACTGGCATAACTCATGGCAAAAGAGATCTAGCAGCAAAAGGCGAATTTCAACTAAATTATCTGCCAAAAAACAGCAGCGCCGCTGTCGGAGACATTGTAATTACGACCGGTATCGGCGGTATTTTCCCAAAAGATTTGAAGGTCGGCATAATTCAGAAATTGGAGCAGGACGAATCTGGCAACTCGCTGAATGCGATTTTAAAACCCATGACCGACATGACATCCGTTAAAAATGTTTTTGTCATCACAGATTTTTCAGGCAAAGCGGATTCCAGTTCCGGTTCCTCAAGCAGCACATCAAGCAATAGCTCGTCCGCTGCCAAGTCAACAGGGACATCGTCCAAGGGAGGCAAATAA
- the aspS1 gene encoding Aspartate-tRNA ligase (High confidence in function and specificity), with product MSESLRGFTRTCYCGELSSKNIGQEVSVCGWVQRQRDLGSLIFIDLRDRTGIVQLAFDDNTEKSVFDKAFSVRSEFVIAAKGTVRRRASINDKIPTGEIEIAVTELRILGEAETPPFEIIENSPVKEELRLKYRYLDLRRPEMQRNIIARHRIVKCARDYFDENGFIEIETPMLIKSTPEGARDYLVPSRLHAGKFYALPQSPQLYKQLLMLSGFDRYMQIVRCFRDEDLRADRQPEFTQIDLEMSFADEDTVISVNEGFIKKVFKDVLGVEVETPFTRLPYAKAMELYGSDKPDTRFDMTLCDLTDLARGCGFKVFTGAIEAGGSVRAICAKDAFDKLTRKELDKLAAFVKDYGAKGLAWTRLNGENTSSSFAKFVPEETLKAMYSRLGAKDGDVVMIIADADNQVVFDALGALRLEVANRLGIIPKDKFNFLWVTEFPLFEYSKEEGRYVAKHHPFTMPAEEDLDKIESDPGACRARAYDIVLNGVELGGGSVRINDPKLQNRMFAALGFTQERAQEQFGFLMDAYKYGAPPHAGMAYGLDRLCMLMLGCDSIRDVIAFPKVQNASELMSSAPSTVDEKQLKELHISVSD from the coding sequence ATGTCTGAATCATTGCGGGGCTTTACCCGTACATGCTACTGCGGAGAGCTTTCCTCAAAAAATATTGGGCAAGAGGTATCGGTCTGCGGATGGGTTCAGAGGCAGCGTGACCTCGGAAGCCTTATCTTTATTGACCTGCGCGACAGGACAGGTATTGTGCAGCTTGCATTTGACGATAACACCGAAAAGTCAGTTTTCGACAAAGCCTTCTCTGTCCGTTCAGAGTTCGTCATTGCGGCAAAAGGCACTGTACGCCGCCGCGCAAGCATAAACGACAAGATTCCGACAGGTGAAATCGAAATCGCTGTAACTGAGCTTAGAATATTAGGCGAAGCCGAAACACCTCCATTTGAAATCATTGAAAATTCCCCTGTAAAAGAAGAACTGCGTCTTAAATACCGTTATCTCGACCTGCGCCGTCCGGAAATGCAGAGAAATATCATTGCGCGCCACCGAATCGTAAAATGTGCGCGTGACTATTTCGACGAGAACGGCTTTATAGAAATCGAAACACCTATGCTCATTAAGAGCACCCCTGAGGGCGCGCGCGATTATCTCGTGCCAAGCCGCCTGCATGCCGGCAAATTCTATGCCCTGCCCCAGTCCCCCCAGCTTTACAAGCAATTGCTCATGCTTTCCGGTTTTGACCGGTATATGCAGATTGTCCGCTGTTTCCGCGACGAGGACCTGCGGGCCGACCGACAGCCGGAATTTACACAGATTGACCTTGAGATGTCCTTTGCTGACGAGGATACTGTCATAAGTGTCAACGAAGGTTTCATTAAAAAGGTATTTAAAGACGTGCTTGGCGTTGAAGTAGAAACGCCGTTCACCCGCCTGCCGTATGCAAAGGCGATGGAGCTTTACGGCAGCGACAAGCCGGACACCCGTTTTGACATGACGCTTTGCGATTTGACTGACCTTGCGCGCGGCTGCGGGTTTAAGGTATTTACAGGTGCTATAGAGGCTGGCGGCAGCGTACGCGCGATATGCGCCAAAGATGCCTTTGACAAGCTTACCCGCAAAGAACTCGACAAACTCGCCGCTTTCGTCAAGGATTACGGGGCAAAGGGACTGGCGTGGACCAGACTTAACGGTGAAAACACCTCGTCGTCTTTTGCAAAATTCGTCCCTGAGGAAACACTGAAGGCTATGTACTCAAGGCTCGGCGCCAAAGACGGCGACGTCGTGATGATTATTGCTGACGCAGATAATCAGGTTGTTTTCGACGCGCTGGGCGCTCTGCGTTTAGAGGTCGCCAACAGGCTCGGAATAATTCCTAAAGACAAGTTCAATTTCCTGTGGGTGACAGAATTCCCGCTGTTTGAATACAGCAAAGAGGAAGGCCGCTATGTGGCAAAGCACCATCCGTTCACAATGCCCGCCGAAGAGGATCTGGACAAGATTGAAAGCGATCCCGGCGCCTGCCGAGCAAGGGCTTACGATATAGTCCTCAACGGTGTCGAACTCGGCGGAGGAAGCGTCCGCATAAACGACCCAAAACTTCAAAACCGCATGTTTGCCGCTCTCGGCTTCACTCAAGAGCGGGCACAGGAGCAGTTCGGGTTCCTGATGGACGCCTATAAGTATGGAGCTCCTCCCCACGCCGGCATGGCCTACGGGCTCGATAGGCTCTGCATGCTGATGCTTGGCTGCGACTCAATACGGGATGTTATCGCTTTCCCGAAAGTTCAGAACGCCTCAGAGTTGATGTCGTCAGCTCCCAGCACAGTTGATGAAAAACAGCTCAAGGAACTGCATATTTCCGTTTCTGACTAA
- the mreB gene encoding Rod shape-determining protein MreB (High confidence in function and specificity), translated as MFSRDIGIDLGTANTLIYMKGKGIVLREPSVVAVDVKNDCVLAVGNEAKQMIGRTPGSIKAIRPLKDGVIADFDITSNMLKQFIRKVVSGGVFSKPRIIICIPSGVTEVEKRAVDEAAFQAGSKDTYLIEEPMAAAIGAGLPVEEATGSMVVDIGGGTAEVAVISLGGIVTSRSVRVAGDEFDDAIINYIKKKYNLLIGERTAEEIKISIGSAYPYPDEGEMEIKGRNLLDGLPSNIKITSEEIREALSDPVAAIVDAIRSTLELTPPELSADIIDRGIMLTGGGALLRGLDQLIANETGIPVNVAESPLDCVVEGTGKLLDDMTGKLASVLFNTRRK; from the coding sequence ATGTTTTCCCGTGATATCGGAATAGATTTAGGAACTGCAAATACACTAATTTATATGAAAGGCAAAGGTATTGTCCTGCGTGAGCCTTCAGTTGTTGCAGTTGACGTCAAAAACGACTGCGTTCTGGCTGTCGGCAACGAAGCAAAACAGATGATAGGACGCACACCGGGTTCAATTAAGGCGATCCGTCCTCTTAAAGACGGTGTTATCGCCGATTTTGATATAACATCTAATATGCTCAAACAGTTCATCCGCAAGGTGGTTAGCGGCGGCGTATTTTCAAAACCGCGTATCATTATCTGCATACCTTCAGGCGTAACTGAGGTCGAAAAGCGCGCAGTTGATGAGGCAGCTTTTCAGGCAGGTTCAAAGGATACTTATCTTATAGAAGAACCGATGGCTGCAGCTATCGGTGCAGGTCTTCCTGTCGAGGAAGCTACAGGTTCAATGGTTGTCGATATAGGCGGCGGCACTGCTGAAGTTGCCGTTATTTCGCTTGGCGGTATCGTCACCTCTCGTTCTGTCCGCGTGGCTGGCGATGAATTTGATGATGCTATCATTAACTATATAAAGAAAAAGTACAACCTTCTTATCGGTGAGCGCACAGCCGAAGAAATCAAAATCAGTATCGGCTCTGCTTACCCCTATCCCGATGAAGGTGAAATGGAAATTAAAGGCCGCAATCTGCTTGACGGCCTGCCCAGCAATATAAAAATTACTTCTGAAGAAATTCGTGAAGCTCTGTCAGACCCAGTTGCTGCAATAGTAGACGCAATCCGCAGCACATTGGAATTAACACCCCCCGAACTTTCTGCCGATATAATTGACCGGGGCATTATGCTTACCGGCGGCGGGGCGCTGCTTCGCGGTCTTGACCAGCTTATAGCCAATGAAACCGGTATCCCTGTCAATGTAGCAGAAAGCCCGCTCGACTGCGTCGTTGAAGGTACCGGTAAACTGCTCGACGATATGACCGGTAAACTGGCAAGTGTGCTTTTCAACACAAGACGCAAATAA
- a CDS encoding putative membrane protein (Hypothetical protein), translating into MRRFNILKWCVYALAILILTVIQMQAAFYPRIMDCTPLFAIPAVLAIAMFENETAAGIYGIFAGLIWDSGTGRVFGFNALFLMCFAIAASLLFEYLLNNTPLSAMLLTAIITIIHEIITWFFFYFMTGDRDFLFAFLHIILPTTALTLIFTLPIYYGVRFINQKISDSDNDSSV; encoded by the coding sequence ATGCGCCGATTCAACATATTGAAATGGTGCGTCTATGCGCTTGCAATACTTATTTTGACCGTTATACAGATGCAGGCCGCATTCTATCCACGTATTATGGATTGCACGCCTCTTTTCGCCATTCCCGCCGTCCTTGCCATCGCCATGTTTGAGAACGAAACAGCCGCCGGCATCTACGGCATATTCGCAGGACTGATTTGGGACTCGGGTACCGGCAGGGTATTCGGTTTCAATGCGCTGTTTTTGATGTGTTTCGCTATAGCTGCGTCGCTGTTGTTTGAATATCTTCTCAATAATACGCCTCTTTCAGCCATGCTGCTTACAGCAATAATTACGATTATCCATGAAATCATTACATGGTTCTTTTTTTACTTTATGACTGGAGACAGGGACTTTTTATTTGCTTTTCTCCATATAATACTGCCAACTACCGCCCTGACTCTTATTTTTACACTGCCTATATATTACGGAGTGCGCTTTATAAACCAGAAAATTTCCGATTCCGACAATGATTCGTCTGTCTGA
- a CDS encoding methylglyoxal synthase (High confidence in function and specificity), giving the protein MNIALIAHDSKKELLVQFCIAYCGILSRHSLCATGTTGKLIAEATGLEIQRFLSGRQGGDQQIAARIACNEIDLLLFFRDPLSRKPHEPNETNMFKLCDVHNIPFATNVATGEVLVRALDRGDFDWRNIVNPKSR; this is encoded by the coding sequence ATGAATATTGCACTTATAGCACATGATTCAAAAAAAGAACTGCTTGTGCAGTTTTGCATAGCATATTGTGGCATTCTAAGCCGACACTCCCTGTGTGCAACAGGCACTACAGGCAAGCTCATCGCCGAGGCAACAGGCCTCGAAATACAAAGGTTCCTGAGCGGGCGTCAGGGCGGCGACCAGCAAATTGCCGCAAGAATTGCCTGCAACGAAATAGATTTGCTGTTATTCTTCAGAGACCCGTTGTCGCGTAAGCCTCATGAACCGAACGAGACCAATATGTTCAAGCTCTGTGACGTTCACAACATTCCGTTTGCTACAAATGTCGCAACGGGCGAGGTTTTGGTACGCGCACTTGACAGAGGAGACTTTGATTGGCGCAACATTGTCAATCCAAAATCCAGATAA
- a CDS encoding septum site-determining protein MinD (High confidence in function and specificity), which produces MGQLGRILLVASGKGGAGKSTFSVNCGTELSRRGRKVLLIDGDAGLRSLDLMLAVSDKALFDIGDIFASRCETEKAIIQTNRPNLFLLPAPQSNCEYLADSEAVGRLCSELARTFDYIIIDSPAGVGDYVTAPAPVADCVIVVANTEPVSIRSAERLAQIMRMKGAKNLRLVLNRVDAKLIRKNNLPDLDAAIDGTTVQLIGIVPEDKRVTAATATGEPLTKGRAATAFKNIAARLEGEYVPLMKL; this is translated from the coding sequence ATGGGGCAGTTGGGCCGTATCCTGCTCGTGGCGTCCGGCAAGGGCGGCGCAGGCAAATCAACTTTTTCGGTTAACTGCGGCACTGAACTTTCAAGAAGAGGACGCAAGGTACTTCTCATTGACGGCGACGCCGGACTGAGATCGCTTGATTTGATGCTTGCAGTCTCCGATAAGGCACTTTTTGATATCGGGGACATTTTTGCGTCCCGGTGTGAAACGGAAAAAGCCATAATACAAACAAATCGCCCCAACTTATTTCTTCTGCCCGCTCCGCAGAGCAACTGTGAATATTTGGCCGACAGCGAAGCTGTCGGGAGACTCTGCAGCGAGCTTGCACGAACCTTTGATTATATTATTATTGATTCTCCTGCCGGAGTCGGCGATTACGTAACGGCACCAGCGCCGGTCGCTGACTGCGTCATTGTTGTTGCCAATACGGAGCCTGTCTCCATAAGAAGCGCTGAGCGGCTGGCTCAGATTATGAGAATGAAGGGTGCAAAAAATCTGCGCCTCGTTTTGAACCGCGTTGACGCTAAACTTATCAGAAAGAACAACCTGCCTGATCTCGACGCGGCCATTGACGGAACGACGGTTCAACTTATTGGCATTGTACCGGAAGATAAACGCGTTACAGCAGCAACGGCTACCGGTGAACCTCTGACGAAGGGCCGTGCTGCCACTGCATTTAAGAACATTGCAGCCAGATTAGAAGGTGAATATGTACCTCTGATGAAACTTTGA
- the hisS gene encoding Histidine-tRNA ligase (High confidence in function and specificity), with amino-acid sequence MANILKAPRGTMDVLPDKIDKWTYIEYTARETANLFGFKEIRFPTFESIDLFRRGVGETTDVVQKEMFTFTHGNSNFALRPEGTASTVRLVLSNGLYNDPMPLKLFYITSCFRGERPQAGRLREFHQFGVELFGTAEPSADAEIILLAKTMFNNLGIKGLRLEINSIGCPNCRKDYQNALREYFTSKQDGLCDTCKSRLGRNPMRILDCKSPECQKIAEAAPKVTDYICDDCRTHFEAVQNQLKNLNVDFIVNTSIVRGLDYYTRTVFEFIDEKRGLTLCGGGRYDGLVSQLGGPELPALGFAMGLERLIMTMDEQGCSYETEQNKTVYFATIGDAASKKAAELALKLRTEGISAEYDLVGRSMKAQMKYANRKGFAFTVAIGDNELNSNTAELKNMQTGETIPVTLDDKIIEAIDNAIVKETMKELEETIEKDKIFNS; translated from the coding sequence ATGGCGAACATTCTTAAGGCACCGCGCGGCACAATGGATGTGCTCCCGGATAAAATTGATAAATGGACCTACATTGAATATACGGCGCGCGAAACCGCTAATCTTTTTGGCTTTAAAGAAATAAGATTCCCAACGTTTGAAAGCATTGACCTCTTCCGTCGCGGAGTAGGTGAAACCACTGATGTGGTTCAAAAAGAGATGTTCACCTTTACGCATGGCAACAGCAATTTCGCACTAAGGCCCGAAGGCACTGCTTCAACAGTGCGGCTGGTGCTCTCTAACGGGCTTTATAACGACCCAATGCCTCTTAAGCTCTTTTATATAACCTCCTGCTTCCGCGGAGAACGTCCCCAGGCCGGAAGGCTTAGGGAATTTCATCAGTTCGGCGTTGAGCTTTTCGGGACTGCAGAGCCGTCTGCTGACGCCGAGATAATCCTGCTTGCAAAAACAATGTTTAATAATCTGGGAATCAAGGGGCTTCGCCTTGAAATCAACTCCATCGGCTGCCCCAACTGCCGCAAGGATTATCAAAACGCCTTAAGGGAGTATTTCACTTCAAAACAGGACGGGCTTTGCGATACCTGCAAGAGCCGTCTTGGGCGCAATCCCATGCGTATTCTCGACTGCAAAAGCCCCGAATGTCAAAAAATCGCTGAAGCAGCGCCGAAAGTAACCGACTATATCTGCGACGACTGCCGCACCCACTTTGAAGCGGTTCAAAACCAGCTTAAAAATCTGAATGTCGATTTTATTGTCAACACATCCATCGTGCGCGGGCTCGACTACTATACCAGAACAGTATTTGAATTCATCGACGAAAAACGCGGGCTGACACTCTGCGGCGGCGGACGCTACGACGGCCTGGTTAGCCAGCTCGGCGGGCCTGAATTGCCGGCGCTCGGCTTTGCGATGGGACTTGAGCGTCTTATCATGACAATGGATGAGCAGGGCTGTTCATATGAGACCGAGCAGAACAAAACCGTCTATTTCGCAACTATCGGCGATGCGGCGTCAAAAAAGGCGGCGGAACTTGCCCTCAAACTCAGAACCGAGGGCATCAGTGCCGAATACGACCTTGTAGGGCGCAGCATGAAAGCGCAGATGAAGTATGCAAACAGAAAAGGTTTCGCTTTTACCGTCGCAATCGGCGACAACGAGCTTAATTCAAATACCGCCGAACTCAAGAATATGCAAACCGGTGAAACTATACCTGTGACGCTTGATGACAAAATTATCGAAGCTATAGACAACGCCATTGTAAAAGAAACGATGAAAGAACTTGAAGAGACCATAGAAAAGGATAAAATCTTTAACTCTTAA